A single region of the Bacillus cereus genome encodes:
- a CDS encoding LPXTG cell wall anchor domain-containing protein — protein sequence MKKKLLPICAMALLTVGYSSVASASTGTLTNEEAAQVQSDVAKKEEAIKAQQKNDAEKKQAAQVQEKSDMAKKEEAIKAGQTNDTAKKEVTPQVQEKEALAKKEAAIQAGQKNDAEKKEVAKPAVKGEKLPNTASGNVAMMALSACLVAIGTLFGLNRRNKVKA from the coding sequence ATGAAAAAAAAACTATTACCAATTTGTGCGATGGCACTTTTAACAGTAGGATATTCTTCGGTAGCGAGCGCTTCAACTGGGACACTGACAAATGAAGAAGCAGCGCAAGTGCAGTCAGATGTAGCTAAAAAGGAAGAAGCAATTAAGGCACAGCAAAAAAATGATGCAGAGAAAAAGCAAGCAGCACAAGTACAAGAAAAAAGTGATATGGCTAAAAAAGAGGAAGCAATAAAAGCTGGACAAACGAATGATACAGCGAAAAAAGAAGTAACACCACAAGTGCAAGAAAAGGAAGCTCTTGCAAAAAAAGAAGCAGCAATTCAGGCCGGGCAAAAGAATGATGCAGAGAAAAAAGAAGTAGCGAAACCAGCTGTAAAAGGTGAAAAATTACCAAACACAGCATCAGGTAATGTAGCAATGATGGCATTAAGCGCATGTCTTGTAGCGATAGGGACATTATTTGGATTGAATCGTCGCAATAAGGTTAAAGCGTAA
- a CDS encoding S-layer homology domain-containing protein: MMKKYSVIAVASLLTTNLLAFPSSSLAEIENNIEALQSIHSDRQSELQKQFDAIKERQMELEKRKGILKQQEELFDKVDELKQKKEELLKQDSKDKEKLEEVQQKLDELKKQQEELEKKNPLEVQEKNNQEETNLNELEEQKRKKELEEKSRLEEKEKNNQEETNPELKEKQKREELKKQQEELRITQQQLEQQQIELKQKEEREKQELELKQKEEQEKQELELKQKEEQEKQELELKQKEEQEKQELELKQKEKQELELKQKEKQELELKQKEEQEKQELELKQKEEQEKQELELKQKEEQEKREVELKRAVSNLQTAPQSFPDVPGWAEESVNYLVNKKVITGMPDGTFSPNNVLSRAEAATIMAKVLRLEVKEGDKPTFIDSKDNWASSYIAAVEKAGVIKGEGNGKFNPYGQMTRAAMATMLVRAYQLDSKVNGELPTLFNDVKDHWGEKSINILVELGISNGIDGTQWQPDKSITRAEAARLVAVTDQSKDSEVKVKKVNITKSFFTYNEPSLSSGISNAYASQEVKVYEERDGGWIKIHTDLGFKWVCLTEKKVNIAKNFVTYNESSLSSGISGEYTPQEVTVVEEREGDWIKIHTSLGYKWVCLTEKKVQIDRDFTTYDAPSRSAKILAYYGPQTVTVVEERGTWLRISTYAGYQWLDTKRETKYLSKVFFAYDSPSFVSRVSGKYSPQTVEVYGEREGGWIQIQTNNGLKWVNEGNVNRSQVILNVPSIYQFPELHNGCEVVSLQMLVEHQIGRSLNKVAFAFEMPFDQTKLKNYKTSSQIWGDPDVGFVGDVTGNTPGYSINPEPLKRLLDKYARGTNLTGNDFSVLEDYVRNGKPVVTWVTVALNNPRPITTWKTPGGKTINGRMNTHAVVLTGADDNYVYYNDPFYGTKNVKVSKSWFASIYNQMGKKALSVD, translated from the coding sequence ATGATGAAAAAATATAGTGTAATTGCAGTAGCCAGTTTATTGACAACAAATCTATTAGCGTTTCCTTCTAGTTCGCTAGCGGAAATTGAAAATAATATAGAAGCTTTACAGAGTATACATAGTGATAGACAGAGTGAATTGCAAAAACAATTTGATGCTATAAAAGAGAGACAAATGGAATTAGAAAAAAGAAAAGGTATTTTGAAACAGCAGGAAGAGTTATTTGATAAAGTTGACGAATTAAAGCAGAAAAAAGAAGAATTACTAAAACAAGATAGTAAAGATAAAGAAAAATTAGAAGAAGTTCAGCAAAAATTAGATGAATTAAAGAAACAACAAGAAGAACTTGAAAAGAAAAATCCGTTAGAAGTACAAGAAAAGAATAACCAAGAAGAGACAAACTTGAATGAATTAGAGGAACAAAAAAGGAAGAAAGAGCTTGAAGAGAAGAGTCGATTAGAAGAAAAAGAAAAGAATAATCAAGAAGAAACAAATCCTGAATTAAAAGAGAAACAAAAGAGAGAGGAATTAAAGAAACAGCAAGAAGAATTAAGAATAACGCAGCAACAATTGGAGCAGCAACAAATAGAGTTAAAGCAGAAAGAAGAGCGAGAAAAACAAGAACTTGAATTAAAGCAAAAAGAAGAGCAAGAAAAACAAGAACTTGAATTAAAGCAAAAAGAAGAGCAAGAAAAACAAGAACTTGAATTAAAGCAAAAAGAAGAGCAAGAAAAACAAGAACTTGAGTTAAAGCAAAAAGAAAAACAAGAACTTGAGTTAAAGCAAAAAGAAAAACAAGAACTTGAATTAAAGCAAAAAGAAGAGCAAGAAAAACAAGAACTTGAGTTAAAGCAAAAAGAAGAGCAAGAAAAACAAGAGCTTGAGTTAAAGCAAAAGGAAGAACAGGAAAAAAGAGAAGTAGAATTAAAAAGGGCAGTGAGTAATTTACAAACAGCACCACAATCATTCCCTGATGTTCCAGGGTGGGCGGAAGAGTCTGTTAATTATTTAGTGAATAAAAAAGTAATTACAGGAATGCCGGATGGAACATTTTCACCGAATAACGTATTAAGTAGGGCTGAAGCGGCTACAATTATGGCTAAAGTTTTAAGATTAGAAGTTAAAGAAGGGGACAAGCCGACCTTTATAGATTCGAAAGATAATTGGGCATCTTCCTACATTGCAGCGGTGGAAAAAGCAGGTGTTATTAAAGGTGAAGGAAACGGGAAATTTAATCCGTACGGTCAAATGACAAGGGCGGCAATGGCAACAATGCTTGTACGAGCATATCAATTAGATTCGAAAGTTAATGGAGAATTACCGACATTATTTAATGATGTGAAAGATCATTGGGGTGAGAAATCCATTAATATTTTAGTAGAATTAGGTATATCAAATGGTATTGATGGAACACAGTGGCAACCTGACAAATCGATAACACGTGCTGAGGCAGCGCGACTTGTTGCGGTAACAGATCAATCCAAAGATAGCGAAGTAAAAGTGAAAAAGGTAAATATAACGAAAAGTTTCTTTACGTATAACGAGCCATCATTATCATCAGGTATTTCAAATGCGTATGCATCACAAGAAGTAAAGGTATATGAAGAAAGAGACGGTGGATGGATAAAAATTCATACGGATCTGGGTTTTAAGTGGGTGTGCTTAACTGAGAAGAAAGTAAATATAGCGAAAAACTTCGTTACATATAATGAATCGTCATTATCGTCGGGTATTTCAGGCGAGTATACTCCGCAAGAAGTGACGGTTGTTGAAGAAAGAGAAGGCGATTGGATTAAAATTCATACTAGTTTAGGCTATAAATGGGTATGTCTAACTGAAAAGAAAGTACAGATTGATAGAGACTTTACTACTTACGATGCTCCGTCACGCTCTGCGAAAATTTTAGCGTATTATGGACCACAAACAGTAACTGTTGTAGAAGAAAGAGGAACGTGGCTTCGAATAAGTACATATGCAGGATACCAATGGTTGGACACGAAAAGGGAGACAAAGTATTTATCTAAAGTGTTTTTTGCATATGACAGTCCTAGTTTTGTATCGCGTGTATCAGGGAAATATTCTCCGCAAACAGTAGAAGTTTATGGCGAAAGAGAAGGCGGTTGGATTCAAATACAAACTAATAATGGTTTGAAATGGGTTAATGAAGGCAATGTTAATCGTAGTCAAGTGATATTGAACGTACCATCAATTTATCAATTCCCAGAATTACACAATGGCTGTGAAGTAGTCTCTTTACAAATGCTTGTGGAACATCAAATTGGTCGTTCATTAAATAAAGTAGCATTTGCATTTGAAATGCCTTTTGATCAAACGAAATTAAAGAACTATAAAACATCATCACAAATTTGGGGAGATCCAGATGTAGGGTTTGTAGGTGATGTGACAGGAAATACGCCAGGATATTCTATTAATCCAGAACCATTAAAAAGATTGCTAGATAAGTATGCAAGGGGAACGAACTTAACAGGAAATGATTTTTCAGTCCTAGAAGATTATGTACGAAATGGGAAACCAGTTGTTACTTGGGTAACTGTAGCACTAAATAATCCTAGACCAATTACAACATGGAAAACACCAGGCGGAAAAACAATTAATGGGCGAATGAATACTCATGCGGTCGTTTTAACAGGTGCCGATGATAATTATGTGTATTATAATGATCCTTTTTATGGAACGAAAAATGTAAAAGTAAGTAAGAGTTGGTTTGCAAGTATTTATAACCAAATGGGTAAGAAAGCTTTAAGTGTAGATTAA
- the hpt gene encoding hypoxanthine phosphoribosyltransferase: MKIEIKDTLISEEQLQEKVKELALQIERDFEGEEIVVIAVLKGSFVFAADLIRHIKNEVTIDFISASSYGNQTETTGKVKLLKDIDVNITGKNVIVVEDIIDSGLTLHFLKDHFFMHKPKALKFCTLLDKPQRRKVDLKAEYVGFQIPDEFIVGYGIDCAEKYRNLPFIASVVTE; this comes from the coding sequence ATGAAAATTGAAATAAAAGACACTTTAATTTCTGAAGAACAATTACAAGAAAAAGTAAAAGAACTAGCGCTTCAAATCGAACGTGATTTTGAAGGAGAAGAAATCGTTGTAATCGCTGTATTAAAAGGATCTTTCGTATTCGCTGCTGATTTAATTCGTCATATTAAAAACGAAGTAACTATCGACTTTATCTCTGCATCTAGCTACGGAAATCAAACAGAAACAACTGGAAAAGTAAAACTATTAAAAGATATCGATGTAAACATTACTGGAAAAAACGTAATTGTCGTAGAAGACATTATCGATTCTGGTTTAACACTTCACTTCTTAAAAGATCACTTCTTTATGCATAAACCAAAAGCATTGAAATTCTGTACGTTACTTGATAAACCTCAGCGCCGTAAAGTGGACTTAAAAGCTGAGTATGTTGGCTTCCAAATTCCAGACGAATTTATCGTTGGCTACGGTATCGACTGCGCAGAAAAATATCGTAACTTACCATTTATCGCTTCAGTTGTAACGGAATAA
- a CDS encoding diacylglycerol/lipid kinase family protein, whose protein sequence is MTKTKFEKVLLIVNPKAGQGDLHTNLTKIVPPLAAIFPDLHILHTKKQGDATKYCQKFASKVDLIIVFGGDGTVFECTNGLAPLETRPTLAIIPGGTCNDFSRTLGVPQNIAEAAKLITKGHVKPIDVAKANGQHFLNFWGIGLVSEVSNNIDAEEKAKLGKIGYYLSTIRTVKNAETFPVKITYDGQVYEDEAVLVMVGNGEYLGGIPSFIPNVKCDDGTLDIFVVKSTGIQAFKDYIGKKLFEDSNENDIFHVKAKSIHIETEEEKEVDTDGESSLHTPCHIELLQGHFTMIYNPAVV, encoded by the coding sequence ATGACAAAGACAAAATTTGAAAAAGTACTCCTCATCGTAAATCCGAAAGCCGGTCAAGGCGACTTACATACAAATTTAACGAAAATCGTACCACCTCTTGCCGCAATTTTTCCTGATCTACATATCCTTCATACGAAAAAGCAAGGTGATGCAACAAAATATTGTCAGAAGTTTGCTAGTAAAGTAGATTTAATTATCGTCTTCGGTGGTGACGGGACTGTATTTGAATGCACAAATGGCTTAGCCCCTCTTGAAACTAGACCTACACTTGCAATCATTCCAGGCGGAACTTGCAACGACTTCTCTCGCACACTTGGTGTTCCGCAAAATATTGCAGAAGCAGCGAAACTCATTACAAAAGGACATGTAAAACCAATTGATGTTGCAAAAGCAAACGGACAACACTTTTTAAACTTCTGGGGCATTGGACTCGTATCTGAAGTATCAAACAATATTGATGCAGAAGAGAAAGCAAAGCTTGGTAAAATCGGTTACTACTTAAGTACCATTCGAACTGTCAAAAACGCTGAAACATTCCCAGTAAAAATTACTTACGACGGACAAGTATATGAAGACGAAGCTGTCCTTGTTATGGTTGGAAACGGTGAATATCTTGGCGGTATCCCGTCCTTTATTCCGAACGTGAAATGTGATGACGGAACACTTGATATTTTCGTAGTCAAATCAACAGGCATTCAAGCCTTTAAAGATTATATCGGAAAGAAACTATTTGAAGACTCAAATGAAAATGACATCTTCCACGTCAAAGCTAAATCCATTCATATTGAAACAGAAGAAGAAAAAGAAGTAGATACAGATGGTGAAAGCTCTCTACATACACCGTGTCATATTGAATTGTTACAAGGGCACTTTACGATGATTTATAATCCTGCGGTTGTGTAA
- a CDS encoding DUF7003 family protein, with the protein MQKDILKLLDRKQSNYEFPAFDNEYMDISQVKFSLFFKGTKDWLMVFQILGVGSLGVFNDIQVYGDRMNHSIGDDGILQVNDGDYELFDNKGEFIPDIHNGSLKIRDHHFEYQFTEEDYANNGIEVKTKESYPIYFMRMLATNEEARKLLWWDKEEVLEEFGLKGDWEVAYETEEWQHVEEEKVSENEFFQSVAAAIEKQDPSVIVDKDANTHWKNWVEFDYENLY; encoded by the coding sequence ATGCAAAAAGATATTTTGAAGCTATTAGATAGAAAGCAAAGTAACTATGAATTTCCTGCCTTTGATAATGAATATATGGATATTTCGCAAGTGAAATTCTCTCTTTTCTTTAAAGGTACTAAGGATTGGTTAATGGTGTTTCAAATTCTCGGTGTAGGTTCATTAGGTGTATTTAATGATATTCAAGTATATGGCGATAGAATGAATCATTCAATTGGTGATGACGGTATTTTGCAAGTAAATGATGGAGATTATGAATTATTTGATAATAAAGGTGAATTTATACCGGATATTCATAACGGTAGTTTAAAAATTCGTGATCATCATTTTGAATATCAATTTACAGAAGAAGATTATGCGAATAATGGAATAGAAGTGAAAACGAAAGAGTCTTATCCAATATATTTCATGCGTATGCTGGCTACTAATGAAGAAGCTAGAAAGTTATTATGGTGGGATAAAGAAGAAGTTTTAGAAGAGTTCGGTTTAAAAGGTGATTGGGAAGTAGCTTATGAAACGGAAGAGTGGCAACATGTTGAAGAAGAGAAAGTAAGTGAAAATGAATTCTTCCAATCAGTAGCTGCAGCGATAGAGAAGCAAGATCCAAGTGTTATTGTAGATAAGGATGCTAATACGCACTGGAAAAATTGGGTGGAGTTTGATTATGAAAACTTATATTAA
- a CDS encoding Rpn family recombination-promoting nuclease/putative transposase: protein MFNQQLVNLRIDFAFKQLFGTNGSEDILIAFLNAMLQDSLESPIASLQLEDPHLHREHEEDKLSILDISATLNTGIKVNVEIQLNNNHDMMKRSLYYWGRLYTSQLQKGMPYSSLHKTITINLLNFIMFSEQKAFHSTSILWNTQQQKLLSDDIEIHIVEIPKLTLQWHEEKVNPWKDPFARWLLLLPANEDEHLTKTLEDIAMNQDPILQKALNKWERMSQDSSFRQAYEAREKVLMDEAAKFAHAEKEGMKRGIEKGMEKGMEKGIQQGKIQVIKGMYELGIPLETISQASKLSVHEVERMLRHK, encoded by the coding sequence GTGTTCAACCAACAGTTAGTTAATTTACGCATTGATTTTGCATTTAAACAATTGTTTGGTACGAATGGTAGTGAAGATATTCTAATTGCATTTTTAAATGCAATGTTACAAGATTCTTTAGAATCACCCATCGCTTCTCTACAACTAGAAGATCCACATTTACACCGGGAACATGAAGAGGATAAGTTATCTATTTTAGACATTTCAGCGACATTAAACACAGGAATAAAAGTAAATGTAGAAATACAACTCAATAATAATCACGATATGATGAAACGCAGTTTATATTATTGGGGAAGACTATACACATCTCAATTACAAAAGGGCATGCCATATAGCTCACTTCATAAAACCATCACCATAAATTTATTAAACTTCATAATGTTTTCAGAACAAAAAGCCTTCCATTCGACAAGTATATTATGGAATACACAACAACAGAAACTACTAAGTGATGACATAGAAATCCACATTGTAGAAATTCCAAAATTAACACTGCAATGGCATGAAGAAAAAGTCAATCCGTGGAAAGACCCGTTTGCTCGTTGGCTCTTATTACTTCCAGCAAATGAGGATGAGCATTTAACTAAAACATTGGAGGATATTGCTATGAACCAAGATCCTATTTTACAAAAGGCATTAAATAAATGGGAACGTATGAGTCAAGACTCCTCTTTTCGCCAAGCCTATGAAGCGAGGGAAAAGGTTTTAATGGATGAGGCTGCAAAATTTGCCCACGCAGAGAAAGAAGGAATGAAAAGAGGCATAGAAAAGGGTATGGAAAAAGGCATGGAAAAAGGGATTCAACAAGGAAAAATACAAGTGATTAAAGGTATGTATGAACTTGGTATCCCTCTTGAAACGATTTCTCAAGCAAGCAAATTAAGTGTACATGAAGTTGAACGCATGTTAAGACATAAATAA
- a CDS encoding YxeA family protein: protein MKRFIFGSLLVIVAGAAYLLNGSKLLDQMNPFLDIENHYAIIDTDGKELGGNKSREYTVKAYDQDGKEKEVTINGVDELPKGSYWHVLTSGKFLHDKVQVTIDKIPDGARAKLGL, encoded by the coding sequence ATGAAAAGATTTATTTTTGGATCGTTACTTGTTATTGTGGCAGGAGCCGCATATTTATTAAATGGGAGTAAGCTGTTAGATCAAATGAATCCCTTTCTTGATATAGAGAATCATTATGCAATTATTGATACAGATGGAAAAGAGTTAGGCGGAAATAAAAGTCGTGAATATACGGTGAAAGCTTACGATCAGGATGGGAAGGAAAAAGAAGTTACAATTAACGGAGTAGATGAATTGCCAAAAGGTTCATACTGGCATGTGCTCACGAGTGGCAAGTTCTTACATGATAAAGTGCAAGTAACGATAGACAAAATTCCTGATGGGGCGAGGGCTAAGTTAGGACTGTAA
- a CDS encoding helix-turn-helix transcriptional regulator gives MNKQEFIELVNSKLKLIRVESDLSQDKMSEIIGLSKKTLVEIEKGRRTLTWTGAVCVVTLFEQSDTVQMTFGDDVNEIIKTIAFTHYNTNFPKTLGGKVWWRQIKELNGYKIQQNMLSQHYRILDTEDRRICHSFELDEIEQRFMEMAKTSQ, from the coding sequence ATGAATAAACAAGAATTTATTGAACTCGTTAATTCAAAATTAAAACTCATCCGTGTTGAAAGTGATTTATCACAAGATAAAATGTCAGAAATTATTGGTCTATCGAAGAAAACATTAGTGGAAATTGAAAAAGGAAGACGCACGCTAACATGGACAGGAGCAGTTTGTGTCGTAACACTCTTTGAACAGAGCGATACAGTCCAGATGACATTCGGAGATGATGTGAATGAAATTATAAAAACGATTGCTTTTACACATTACAATACGAACTTCCCGAAGACTTTAGGAGGAAAAGTATGGTGGCGACAAATAAAAGAATTAAACGGTTATAAAATACAACAAAATATGCTATCTCAACACTATAGAATTTTAGATACAGAAGACCGCAGAATATGCCATTCATTCGAATTGGATGAAATTGAACAAAGATTTATGGAAATGGCAAAAACATCTCAATAA
- a CDS encoding DedA family protein: MELHELLSYIEQYGYWALFFCLWLGIIGMPIPDEMIVMSGGFVSSLGVLSVIPAFLLTYLGVVSGLSLGYILGKIFGVKVLNKLMKKKKAKYVMKSQEMVEKYGHYALVTSYFIPVVRHIVPYLVGMNNMSFKTYALYSYTTGFVWILVYFVLGSLFGQHINRIVAIAIEYGVYFGGIVFVVASGVYLYKQRRSTVMSK; the protein is encoded by the coding sequence ATGGAATTACATGAATTATTATCATATATTGAGCAGTACGGTTATTGGGCGTTATTTTTCTGTTTATGGTTAGGCATTATCGGTATGCCGATTCCAGATGAAATGATTGTGATGAGCGGTGGTTTTGTATCTTCACTAGGCGTATTAAGTGTTATTCCTGCGTTTTTATTAACATATTTAGGTGTTGTATCCGGGCTTTCTTTAGGTTATATACTAGGGAAAATCTTTGGTGTAAAAGTACTAAACAAGTTGATGAAAAAGAAAAAAGCAAAATATGTTATGAAATCGCAAGAGATGGTAGAGAAATATGGTCATTATGCGTTAGTTACAAGTTACTTCATACCAGTTGTAAGACATATCGTGCCGTATTTAGTTGGGATGAATAACATGTCATTTAAGACGTATGCTTTATATTCCTATACGACAGGATTTGTTTGGATACTCGTTTACTTTGTGCTCGGTTCTTTATTTGGACAACATATTAACAGGATTGTAGCAATTGCTATAGAGTATGGCGTGTATTTTGGCGGGATTGTTTTTGTTGTTGCGAGTGGTGTTTATTTGTATAAGCAAAGAAGAAGTACGGTGATGAGTAAATAA
- a CDS encoding class I SAM-dependent methyltransferase, with protein sequence MQLITFLHEFIKHPKHTGAIAPSSKILAKKMVNVIDFNKAKCIVELGPGTGVFTKEIMKRKKKETIFLLIEINEVFCKELKRKFKDEKNVIVVHGSAENIKKYMEEFNIECIDYVLSGLPFTSLPEEVSKRILNNVMEAIHENGEFITFQYSLVKKGFIQHFFPEITLEKVWLNFPPAYVFSCKKELRRAYA encoded by the coding sequence ATGCAGCTCATAACATTCTTACACGAATTTATTAAACATCCGAAACATACTGGTGCAATTGCGCCCAGTTCAAAAATATTAGCAAAGAAAATGGTAAATGTAATTGATTTTAATAAAGCAAAGTGCATCGTAGAGTTAGGTCCTGGTACAGGAGTCTTTACGAAAGAAATTATGAAGAGAAAGAAGAAGGAAACAATATTTCTTCTTATTGAAATTAATGAAGTGTTTTGCAAAGAGCTAAAGAGAAAGTTTAAAGATGAGAAGAACGTCATTGTTGTGCACGGTTCAGCTGAAAATATAAAGAAGTATATGGAAGAGTTCAATATAGAATGCATTGATTACGTCTTATCAGGATTGCCTTTTACTTCTTTACCAGAAGAAGTTTCAAAACGCATTTTAAACAATGTAATGGAAGCGATACATGAGAATGGGGAATTCATTACATTTCAATATTCACTTGTGAAAAAAGGATTTATACAGCATTTCTTTCCGGAAATTACACTAGAAAAAGTGTGGCTCAATTTCCCGCCAGCTTACGTCTTTAGCTGTAAAAAAGAGCTAAGGAGAGCGTATGCATAA
- a CDS encoding helix-turn-helix domain-containing protein, which yields MNNSIDLQHLCDLVHSTFHVPVQFLSTDRKIVYESTSHTIGSPFYSSKEEHLNELYQENTPCNFPIFKGNKYLENFISIHITDHEQIKGTIIIGPTTYPKVSDEMAIKLMKYFNCNNKMQQGVDYYQFLPEIKKSTLIDISIWLHYVIFNKKLDRDIVWEKNKLLEDVSYKIVNPDLYISKRRRHDPQNYDISLERKFFSAIKEGNKEKVIQYAYSFPQEDAAISSKGDQLRNQKNNGIIAITLAIRYAIDGNLPSDIAFSLGTLYIQTIEKLDNMYSVNRLIEDALCTFAERVKEYSNQAYSNSITTCLNHIHKHIYDEITLNDLANLLHISPTYLSKLLKKEVGIPLIECIQRERVEEAKKLLTLTTYPLSDICAWLNFNDQSYFTRVFKKITSMTPRQYRENHTVI from the coding sequence ATGAATAATTCCATCGACCTACAGCACTTATGCGACCTTGTACACAGCACTTTTCATGTACCTGTTCAATTTTTATCTACTGATAGAAAAATTGTGTATGAATCTACTTCTCATACGATTGGCAGTCCGTTTTATTCTTCTAAAGAAGAACATCTGAATGAACTTTATCAAGAAAATACTCCTTGTAATTTTCCAATTTTCAAAGGGAATAAGTATCTTGAGAATTTCATTAGCATCCATATAACTGATCATGAACAGATAAAAGGAACGATTATAATCGGCCCTACTACCTATCCAAAAGTATCAGATGAAATGGCTATTAAACTTATGAAATATTTCAACTGTAATAATAAAATGCAACAAGGAGTAGACTACTATCAATTTCTACCCGAGATAAAAAAAAGTACGCTAATTGATATAAGTATTTGGTTACATTACGTAATTTTCAATAAAAAATTAGATCGCGATATTGTTTGGGAAAAAAATAAATTGCTCGAGGATGTTTCTTATAAAATCGTAAATCCTGATCTATATATTTCAAAACGTCGCCGGCATGATCCGCAAAATTATGACATATCATTGGAACGTAAATTTTTTTCAGCAATTAAAGAAGGCAATAAAGAAAAGGTCATACAATATGCGTATTCCTTCCCTCAAGAAGATGCGGCAATTTCATCCAAAGGAGATCAACTGAGAAATCAAAAAAATAACGGTATTATCGCAATTACACTAGCTATTCGATATGCGATAGATGGTAATCTTCCGTCAGATATTGCTTTTTCACTCGGTACTTTATATATCCAGACCATTGAAAAGCTAGATAACATGTATTCCGTAAATAGGTTAATTGAAGATGCATTATGTACTTTTGCAGAACGTGTGAAAGAATATAGTAATCAAGCATATTCTAATTCCATTACTACGTGCCTAAATCATATTCACAAACATATTTACGATGAAATAACTCTCAATGACCTTGCTAACCTTTTACATATTTCCCCTACTTATTTATCAAAATTGTTAAAAAAAGAAGTGGGGATTCCTTTAATTGAATGCATCCAGAGAGAACGGGTAGAAGAAGCTAAAAAGTTATTAACATTAACGACCTATCCATTATCAGATATTTGTGCCTGGCTTAATTTTAATGATCAAAGTTATTTCACAAGAGTCTTCAAAAAAATCACTAGTATGACTCCTAGACAATATCGTGAAAATCATACAGTTATATAA
- a CDS encoding YolD-like family protein, with protein MSSTNISKSAQITIMSKQSADMKESRKASPYDDREKIEDNLLRSFISEKEILITYYKDGYFPTRYMTVIELNPLKRSLICIDTFDRKHTFSFIDIIDAR; from the coding sequence ATGAGTAGTACAAATATATCAAAATCGGCTCAAATAACTATTATGTCTAAACAATCTGCTGACATGAAAGAATCGCGAAAAGCATCACCATATGATGATAGAGAAAAAATTGAAGACAATTTATTACGCTCATTCATTTCAGAAAAAGAAATATTGATCACTTATTATAAAGATGGTTATTTCCCTACACGTTATATGACTGTAATTGAATTAAACCCATTGAAACGTTCTTTAATATGCATAGATACCTTTGACCGGAAACATACTTTTAGTTTCATCGACATAATCGATGCGCGTTAA